Below is a genomic region from Prochlorococcus marinus str. MIT 0918.
GTATGAAGTGGGACACGACCTTCCCTAGTCCATTCCGATCGGGCAATTTCTGCGCCATTTAAACGTCCACCAACTTGGATTTTAAGTCCTAGCACGCCTGCCCTTTGAGCTCGTTGAACAGCCATCCGAATAGTTCTACGAAAGGCTACTCTCTTCTCCAATTGTTGAGCTATATATTCAGCCAAGAGATGAGCGTCGGCATCAACTCGCTCAATTTCAACAACATTAATTCGAACCTGTCTATTGCGATCACCAATTGTTTTTTGAATTCCAGACCTGAGTTCTTCAATACCACTGCCCTGCCTACCAACTATTACACCTGGTCGAGCAGTCTTTAATTCAACTTCCAATTGATCTGCTTTTCGCGCTATTAAAACATCACTGATACCAGCCGCTCCATATTTCTTCTGAATAAAAACTCTAATCCTATCGTCTTCTTGTAGAAGTAATGGATAAGTCTTACTGGATGCATACCAACGAGAACGATGCTCCTGAGTAATTCCTAAACGCAATCCATTCGGATGAATTTTGTGTCCCATTAGTTTGAAGCCTCCGAGGTTATTGATTCAGTAGCAGGAGCCACAACAATACTGATATGGCAAGTTTGTTTTTTAATCGCAAATGCTCTGCCCTGAGCTCTTGGCCGATAACGTTTCATTGAAGGTCCCATGTCTGCAGAAGCAGTTTTAACAATTAATGATGAAGGATCTAACCCAAGATTATTCTCAGCATTTGCTACTGCAGATCTAAGGACTTTGGTAATAGGTCCGGTAGAACGATAAGGCATGAACTCAAGCATTATCAAAGCATCACGATAAGTTCTGCCACGAATTTGATCTAAAACTCGTCGAACTTTAGACACTGATCCTCGAATGAAACGTCCATGCGCCTTAGAAATAGAAAGTGATGAATCAGTCATCATTAACGGCCTCCTTTTTTATCTTTCATATGACCTCTGTAAGTCCTAGTAGGAGCAAATTCGCCCAATTTGTGACCTACCATTTGTTCCGTAATAAAGACAGGTATATGGGTTTTGCCGTTATGTACAGCAATTGTATGACCTATCATCATTGGAAGAATCGTAGAAGATCTTGACCAAGTTTTAATGACTGATTTGTCATTATCATCATTTTGTTTTTCAACCTTTTTAAGTAGGCTGTCGGCAATGAAAGGGCCTTTTTTAAGTGAACGTCCCATGGAGAATTAAGAGAAATACATGACGATGAAGAAGATCAAGAATCACGCCCTCCTCGACTACGTTTGGAGACTCGACGACGTTTCCTTAGAACAAACTTATTACTAGGTTTGTTACGCTTGCGGGTCTTTAATCCAAGAGCTGGCTTACCCCAAGGAGTTACAGGACCAGCTCGACCAACTGGTGCTCTACCCTCACCTCCACCATGTGGGTGATCACAAGGATTCATTACACTGCCGCGAACCTGAGGCCGTCTACCTAGCCAACGTCGTCGGCCAGCTTTGCCCAAACTTGTATTCCTAATTTCTGAATTACCAACTTCTCCAAGAGTTGCATAGCATTCCGATCTAACAAGCCGAACTTCTGTGGAAGGAAGCTTTAAAGCTACATAATCGCCTTCTTTTGCCATTACTTGAGCACTTGCACCTGCTGAACGCACCATTTGAGCCCCTCTGCCTGGATATAACTCAACACAATGAACACTTGATCCTAAAGGAATTGAAGACAGAGGCATTGCATTCCCTACTTCTATAGGAACCTTCTTGCCGGATATTAATTCTTGACCAACAAGAATCCCTGCAGGGGCAAGTATATATCTTTTTTCACCATCTCTATAAAATAGTAATGCCAAACGAGCATTGCGATGTGGATCATAATGAATAGCTGCCACCTTGGCCGCTATGTCATGTTTATTTCTACGGAAATCAACGATCCTATATTGCCTCTTATGACCACCACCACGATGCCGACAAGTAATAACACCTCTATTATTTCTTCCTTTCAAACGATGTTTAGAAACAACTAAAGAACGTTCGGGCTTTCGACTAGTAACCTCATTGAAATCGGTTACAACTCGTGTACGGGTGCCAGGCGTATAGGGACGGAAAGTACGGATTGCCATTTTTAACTTTCAGAATCAGGGAATAATTTGATTGAATTACCTTCAGCCAATCTGACAACAGCCTTCTTGATTTGGGCTCTTTTACCAGAAAAACGACCGACTCTTCGGCTGCGTCTTGGGGGATTCATTGTACTAATACCTATTACCTTTACATCAAAAAGCTGTTCTATTGCAGCCTTGATATCAGGTTTTGCAGCACGTGGATCAACTTCAAAAGTGTACTGATTAATATCCAGAGCTTTGGTAGCTTTCTCAGTGATCAGCGGACGACGAATCACATCTGCAAGTCTTTGATTAAACATTTCAGTCATCTCCATATACCTCTTGAATTTTTGCTATGGCATCCTCGCCAATAATCAAGGAATTCGCATTTAATAAATCAAAAACGTTTAGATGTTCTGCAGAAATCAACTTAACTTTTTCTAAGTTCCTAACAGATCGTCTAATAATCTCAGAAGGTTGATAGAGGATAATCAGCACTTTCGACTCAGAAGAAATACCCAAACGCAAAAGGAAATCTTTTATTTCCTTAGTTTTAGGGACGGAAAGTTCGGCTCCAAAATCTTTAACAGCTTTGACCTCATTAAATCTTGCCATTAAAGCAGTCCTTAAAGCCAAACGCCTCTCTTTACGATTCATACCAAGATTGTATTTTCTTGGTTTAGGACCAAAAATTATTCCACCTCCTGGGCGTAAAGGAGTTCTTATCGAACCTTGCCTAGCTCGTCCAGTACCTTTTTGCTTATAAGGCTTGCGGCCACCTCCTCTAACCTCAGAACGAGTCAAAGTACTTGCATTACCTTGGCGAGAATGTGCTTGTTGACGTAAGACCGCCCTGTGCATCAAATCACGTGCAGTACTTTCTTTTGCAACTTTCAAATCAAGGCTTGCCTTTCCAGTTTCTTTACCTTGCCAATCGAGAAGCGAACACTTGGTCATGACTTACCTCCTGTTGACACATTTAACCCCACTCGATTTGCAGGCCGAATATTAAGTAAAGAACCAGGTTTTCCTGGAACAGAACCCTTGACTACTAAGAGGTTGTGATCACTATCAATTTTCATAATCATAAGGCCTCTCGTTGTAATCTTTTTCCCTCCATACCTACCTGCCATTCGCTTGCCTGGATAAATCCTTCCAGGTGTTGTACCAGCACCAGTAGAACCAGGCTGGCGATGATTTTTTGAACCATGACTCATTGGTCCTCGACTAAATCCATGCCTTTTTTGATAACCCGCAAAACCTCTACCCATACTTGTTCCACTAACATCTACTTTTTGACCAGTCTCAAAATTAGACACTGTTATTTGATCTCCTAATTCATATTTACCCAAATCTTCAACTCTATATTCACGGAGATAACGAAGAAGATCCTGGCCTGATTTTGATAAATGACCCTGAAAAGGCTTATTTACAAGCTTTTCTCTAACAGCACCAAAAGCAATCTGAACAGCAGAATAACCATCAGTAGCTGCGGTTTTAATTTGTGTGATGCGACATGGGCCAGCTTGTATCAAAGTGACTGGTATAGCCATGCCAGTATCATCAAAAAATTGGGACATTCCCAACTTTTTACCTAGGATGCCAATTGACATAAAACAAATAAAGCCAGCTGGTTAAATTCCCATAATTGAGAATTGAATGGATTATTTGGCTAAATTACACACCCTTGGAAAAAGCTAAAAAATTAGCCTAAAAAATTAGGAACTTAAAATTCTTCTTCGTATAGGGCTAGCAAAAAACCAACTGGTGGAGACTTAGTCAAATTAAAAAATAATTCGATTAGTTTCTCGACAGCAAGGAGTAAACCTTTCTGTTCTAACCAAATAGAACCAACGCAAACGCTGGAACCACACTATTTACTGGAGGCCCGGCTAGCATACGGGCACAGAAAAATACTGCGATTAACTAGGATACACCAATGCCCCCCTTTAAAGATTTCCAAATAACTGCAAAACTATATATATATAGATATAAATAAAATCCATTTAAATAAAATGCCTCTTTTGCTAACTGGTCAAAAATTTAGAAAAGAACTTGAGGCTTATGGCTGTCTTGCAATAAAAACCCCCTTAGAAGGTGGATCTGAAACAAGATTATTAAGACGTCTTAAAATAGCTGGCTATCGAACGCAGATCCTCTCCGTAAGAGGTTTGGGGGATCCAGAAGTTTTTCTCTTGAAACTACATGGAATAAGGCCACCTCATTTAGGGCATCAAAACGTAGGACGCAATGGGGCATTAGGAGAAGTTCAACAAGTTATACCTCAAGTCCATGAATTACTAGCAACAAAACAACCTGTTGTACTTTGGTTGCTAGAAGGTCAAGTCTTATCTGATTCTGAATTGCTTTCCTTATGTGATGTATGTGAAAAAGATTCTAAATTGAAAATGGTAGTAGAAATGGGAGGTGCAAGAGCATTGGAATGGCAATCAATGCGGAACTTTATCAATCAATAATTCCCAACAATTGAACCAAAATTATTGCTCTAATGAAATAGCGCTTCGTCATGGGAACTGGGTCAAACTCATTTGTGGGGCAAGCAATGAAGACCTGCCTTCCATTACGGACTTATGTGCTATTTATGCAGCTGCAGGAGTGAACTGTGTAGATGTAGCAGCGGATTTAGCAGTTGCAACAGCTGCCAAAGAAGGACTGGAATGGGCAAAATCTAAATTAGGCAATAAGCCCTGGTTAATGCTTTCTATAAGCGATGGTAAAGATCTTCATTTTAGAAAAGCTTTTTTTAATCCAGAATCCTGTCCCCCAGAATGTTCAAAACCATGCATAAAAGTATGCCCAGCTAACGCAATTGAAGAAGATAAAGGAATCATTCCAGATCGTTGTTACGGCTGTGGCCGTTGTTTACCAGTCTGTCCTTTAGATCTCATCCAAGAAAAAGATAATCTGTTGCAAATTCAAGACTTGGGCCATCTAATCTCAAAAACAAACCCAGATGCCATTGAAATTCATACTGCTCCAGGGCGAATAAATGAATTTGAGGATGCCGTAAAAACAATTGTTCAATCAAATATTGACTTAAAAAGAATTGCAGTTAGTTGCGGCTTGGAAGGCCATGGGATTACAGCCTATGACCTCTCACAAGAATTATGGTCCAGGCATGAATGTTTAAGGCGTTACAAACAAAAGCCCCTCTGGCAACTAGATGGACGACCTATGACAGGAGATCTAGGACGTAGCAGTGCCAAGTCAGCAATTTCACTATTCAAAAAAATTCATGCATTAGCACCGCCTGGACCTCTTCAATTAGCTGGGGGGACAAATGCATATACCATTGATTATCTTGAGAACCAAAATGGAATTGCAGGAATCGCTTTTGGTGGAATAGCTAGAAAATTAATTCAACCTTTCTTAACAGAAGCTAAAGCTCAAAATAAAAAGCTGATTGAATGGCCAGAGGGTTGGGAAAAAGCACTCAAATTAGCCAAGGAACTCATAAACCCATGGCTAAAAAATCAATATTCGACCACGCATTAACTCACACGGCTGATCAAAAAGCCCCATAAACAGAACCAAGCTAATCAATTGATGAAAATCATGTGGTGATGAGATGCACGTTGTTAATCCACAATGTGCAATTATTTTGTATAACTAGAGAGTAGAGTTTACTCAAAGACTCAACCCTCAATGGGGCGTCGCCAAGCGGTAAGGCAGCGGGTTTTGGTCTCGCCATTCCTAGGTTCGAATCCTAGCGCCCCAGTTTTATTAATCTTTTTGTGACACTGCAACCAATTTTGGTTTTCGACTTTGATGGAGTCATTGTCGATGGACTTCTGGAATATTGGAGTAGTTCTAGACAGGCCTGCCTGCAAATGCTGGAAGGAAATCATAACTTTAAATTACCTCATGATATTCCTAATGCTTTTAAACAAATACGGCCTTGGGTCAACCATGGTTGGGAAATGGTTCTACTTGCAGCAGAGCTAATGGACTTAAATAGTTCATTAGTAATTAATGGTGCAAAAAGTTTTACCGATGAATATAAAAAAAATTGTGATAATGCCCTCAGCAAATGGGGATGGAATCCACAAGAATTACAAAAATCTCTTGATAATGTAAGACAACAAGCTCTGAAAGATAACAAAGAGAAATGGTTAGCTAGTCATAAAGCATTCTCTGGGGTAGTAGATAGACTAAATTGCCTCAAAGATGAAAATATTGCTTTTGCTATCTTGACAACTAAAAGTGCAGCATTTACTTCAGAACTATTAATACATTTAAACCTGCACCCTACACTTTTATATGGTTACGAATCAGGCACAAAGTCTGAGGTCTTATTTCATATTTCTAAAGAACATCTTATAAAAGGATTCATAGAAGATAGAAGAGTGACTCTAGAAACAATTTTGAACACTCCAGGAATAAATTCAATACCTTGCTATTTAGCTAATTGGGGGTATCTAAAACCTAATGATTCAATCAACCTTCCTTCAGGAATCCATTTACTCAAAACAAAAACTTTAATGTCCCCATTAGCAAACTGGCCTTGACTCATTAGCGTACGTCTGTACTAATAGAGGGGGTAGATGGAAAATCGATGGTTCTGTATACCATTCTCATTCAAATTTACAACTTATCTCTTAATTCACACAAGTAATCACAATGTCAGCTGAAGTCAAAACAACCACATCTTCTGGTTCTGATTACCGTTCAAATGGTACGCAGTCCGGAGAAAGAGACAAAGCATTAAGCCTCGTTCTTGGCCAAATAGAACGGAATTTTGGCAAAGGGTCAATCATGCGACTTGGAGATGCTTCTAGGATGCGTGTGGAGACCATCTCAACTGGCGCTTTAACGCTTGATCTAGCACTAGGCGGAGGATATCCAAAAGGAAGGGTTGTGGAAATTTATGGGCCAGAAAGTTCAGGGAAAACAACACTCACTTTGCATGCTATAGCGGAAGTTCAAAAGCGAGGTGGTGTAGCAGCTTTTGTAGATGCTGAACATGCTTTAGACCCTGTATATGCAGCTTCTTTAGGAGTTGATGTTGAAAATCTTTTAGTCTCGCAACCCGACACAGGGGAGATGGCACTAGAAATTGTTGACCAATTAATCAGATCAACAGCTGTCGATTTAGTTGTTGTAGATTCTGTGGCAGCACTAACCCCTAGATCAGAAATTGAAGGGGAAATGGGGGATCATGCAGTGGGAAGTCAAGCCAGATTGATGAGCCAGGCAATGCGAAAAATTACTGGGAATATAGGTAAATCCGGATGCACAGTAATTTTTCTCAACCAACTACGTTTAAAAATAGGTGTCACCTATGGGAACCCCGAAACAACAACAGGAGGTAATGCTCTCAAGTTTTAT
It encodes:
- a CDS encoding HAD family hydrolase, with amino-acid sequence MTLQPILVFDFDGVIVDGLLEYWSSSRQACLQMLEGNHNFKLPHDIPNAFKQIRPWVNHGWEMVLLAAELMDLNSSLVINGAKSFTDEYKKNCDNALSKWGWNPQELQKSLDNVRQQALKDNKEKWLASHKAFSGVVDRLNCLKDENIAFAILTTKSAAFTSELLIHLNLHPTLLYGYESGTKSEVLFHISKEHLIKGFIEDRRVTLETILNTPGINSIPCYLANWGYLKPNDSINLPSGIHLLKTKTLMSPLANWP
- the rplB gene encoding 50S ribosomal protein L2; the encoded protein is MAIRTFRPYTPGTRTRVVTDFNEVTSRKPERSLVVSKHRLKGRNNRGVITCRHRGGGHKRQYRIVDFRRNKHDIAAKVAAIHYDPHRNARLALLFYRDGEKRYILAPAGILVGQELISGKKVPIEVGNAMPLSSIPLGSSVHCVELYPGRGAQMVRSAGASAQVMAKEGDYVALKLPSTEVRLVRSECYATLGEVGNSEIRNTSLGKAGRRRWLGRRPQVRGSVMNPCDHPHGGGEGRAPVGRAGPVTPWGKPALGLKTRKRNKPSNKFVLRKRRRVSKRSRGGRDS
- the rpsC gene encoding 30S ribosomal protein S3; protein product: MGHKIHPNGLRLGITQEHRSRWYASSKTYPLLLQEDDRIRVFIQKKYGAAGISDVLIARKADQLEVELKTARPGVIVGRQGSGIEELRSGIQKTIGDRNRQVRINVVEIERVDADAHLLAEYIAQQLEKRVAFRRTIRMAVQRAQRAGVLGLKIQVGGRLNGAEIARSEWTREGRVPLHTLRAEIDYANKTANTTYGVLGIKVWVFKGEVLSKEEQPLPVGASPRRKGNRRPQQFEDRSNEGK
- the rplD gene encoding 50S ribosomal protein L4, with translation MTKCSLLDWQGKETGKASLDLKVAKESTARDLMHRAVLRQQAHSRQGNASTLTRSEVRGGGRKPYKQKGTGRARQGSIRTPLRPGGGIIFGPKPRKYNLGMNRKERRLALRTALMARFNEVKAVKDFGAELSVPKTKEIKDFLLRLGISSESKVLIILYQPSEIIRRSVRNLEKVKLISAEHLNVFDLLNANSLIIGEDAIAKIQEVYGDD
- the rplC gene encoding 50S ribosomal protein L3, yielding MSIGILGKKLGMSQFFDDTGMAIPVTLIQAGPCRITQIKTAATDGYSAVQIAFGAVREKLVNKPFQGHLSKSGQDLLRYLREYRVEDLGKYELGDQITVSNFETGQKVDVSGTSMGRGFAGYQKRHGFSRGPMSHGSKNHRQPGSTGAGTTPGRIYPGKRMAGRYGGKKITTRGLMIMKIDSDHNLLVVKGSVPGKPGSLLNIRPANRVGLNVSTGGKS
- a CDS encoding 50S ribosomal protein L23 encodes the protein MTEMFNQRLADVIRRPLITEKATKALDINQYTFEVDPRAAKPDIKAAIEQLFDVKVIGISTMNPPRRSRRVGRFSGKRAQIKKAVVRLAEGNSIKLFPDSES
- the ndhN gene encoding NAD(P)H-quinone oxidoreductase subunit N, whose protein sequence is MPLLLTGQKFRKELEAYGCLAIKTPLEGGSETRLLRRLKIAGYRTQILSVRGLGDPEVFLLKLHGIRPPHLGHQNVGRNGALGEVQQVIPQVHELLATKQPVVLWLLEGQVLSDSELLSLCDVCEKDSKLKMVVEMGGARALEWQSMRNFINQ
- the recA gene encoding recombinase RecA, producing MSAEVKTTTSSGSDYRSNGTQSGERDKALSLVLGQIERNFGKGSIMRLGDASRMRVETISTGALTLDLALGGGYPKGRVVEIYGPESSGKTTLTLHAIAEVQKRGGVAAFVDAEHALDPVYAASLGVDVENLLVSQPDTGEMALEIVDQLIRSTAVDLVVVDSVAALTPRSEIEGEMGDHAVGSQARLMSQAMRKITGNIGKSGCTVIFLNQLRLKIGVTYGNPETTTGGNALKFYASVRLDIRRIQTLKKGTEEYGIRAKVKVAKNKVAPPFRIAEFDILFGKGISTLGCLLDMAEETNIVTRKGAWYSYEGDNIGQGRDNTIIWLEENTTAKETIEKLVRQKLTEGSEVSANSMRPLAAAARTAAATPVMKKVSNAA
- the rpsS gene encoding 30S ribosomal protein S19; its protein translation is MGRSLKKGPFIADSLLKKVEKQNDDNDKSVIKTWSRSSTILPMMIGHTIAVHNGKTHIPVFITEQMVGHKLGEFAPTRTYRGHMKDKKGGR
- the rplV gene encoding 50S ribosomal protein L22, with the translated sequence MTDSSLSISKAHGRFIRGSVSKVRRVLDQIRGRTYRDALIMLEFMPYRSTGPITKVLRSAVANAENNLGLDPSSLIVKTASADMGPSMKRYRPRAQGRAFAIKKQTCHISIVVAPATESITSEASN
- a CDS encoding LdpA C-terminal domain-containing domain, which codes for MNQNYCSNEIALRHGNWVKLICGASNEDLPSITDLCAIYAAAGVNCVDVAADLAVATAAKEGLEWAKSKLGNKPWLMLSISDGKDLHFRKAFFNPESCPPECSKPCIKVCPANAIEEDKGIIPDRCYGCGRCLPVCPLDLIQEKDNLLQIQDLGHLISKTNPDAIEIHTAPGRINEFEDAVKTIVQSNIDLKRIAVSCGLEGHGITAYDLSQELWSRHECLRRYKQKPLWQLDGRPMTGDLGRSSAKSAISLFKKIHALAPPGPLQLAGGTNAYTIDYLENQNGIAGIAFGGIARKLIQPFLTEAKAQNKKLIEWPEGWEKALKLAKELINPWLKNQYSTTH